A stretch of the Photobacterium sp. CCB-ST2H9 genome encodes the following:
- a CDS encoding conjugal transfer protein TraR, with protein MNSEYLKQQTIRLEQEYEALSAKLYAELDAASLVTTAEKTANELLTLAAQSINPSLRHKANRLEAIDAALCAIRLDLYGVCADCEEPIEKIILDNDPAQPRCQQCQSHNKYHHQR; from the coding sequence ATGAATAGTGAGTATCTGAAGCAACAAACAATCCGGCTGGAGCAGGAATATGAGGCCCTTTCAGCAAAACTTTATGCTGAATTAGACGCTGCCAGTCTTGTGACAACAGCAGAAAAAACAGCAAATGAGCTTTTGACTTTAGCAGCGCAAAGCATCAATCCTTCGCTGCGTCATAAAGCTAATCGTCTGGAAGCAATCGATGCCGCTCTCTGTGCGATTCGTCTGGACCTCTACGGAGTCTGTGCTGATTGCGAAGAGCCAATAGAAAAAATCATTCTCGATAATGACCCTGCACAGCCACGCTGTCAGCAGTGCCAGTCTCATAATAAGTACCATCACCAGCGCTGA